In Serinus canaria isolate serCan28SL12 chromosome 5, serCan2020, whole genome shotgun sequence, the following proteins share a genomic window:
- the FRMD6 gene encoding FERM domain-containing protein 6, with translation MNKLPFHNNRVMQDRRSVCIFLPNDDSLNIIINVKILCQELLVQVCDLLRLKDCHLFGLSVIQNNEHVYMDLAQKLYKYCPKEWKKEASKVSGEVLHGELRPPLSPSQGIDQFGPPMIIHFRVQYYVENGRLISDRTARYYYYWHLRKQVLHSQCVLREEAYFLLTAFALQADLGDFKRNKHYGKYFEPEAYFPAWVVAKRGKDYILKHVPNMHKDQFALTASEAHLKYIKEAVRLDDVAVHYYRLYKDKREVEASLTLGLTTRGIQIFQNLDEEKQLLYDFPWTNVGKLVFVGKKFEILPDGLPSARKLIYYTGCPLRSRHLLQLLSSSHRLYMNLQPVLRQVRRLEENEEKKQYRESYISDTLDLDMEQLEKRSRASGSSAGSARHKRLSRHSTASHSSSHTSGIEADPKAREVGPEDAFSGAGAHRKLKTCSSMTSHGSSHTSGVESGGKERLEEDSQDDEIEMLVDDPRELEQAGEMEVSPDMCVYITEDMLLSRKFNGHSGLIVKEISSSTSSSSETVVKLRGQSTDSLPQTTCRKPKTSTDRHSLSLDDIRLYQKDFLQLANLCQDTAQSFTFGCAHGLDEEGLYCNGCLAQQCINIQDTFPVKRTSKYFSLDLTHDEVPEFVV, from the exons ATGAACAAGCTGCCTTTCCACAACAACAGAGTCATGCAGGACCGGCGCAGCGTGTGCATCTTCCTCCCCAACGACGACTCCCTCAACATCATCATCAAC GTGAAGATTTTGTGCCAAGAGTTACTGGTGCAGGTGTGTGACCTCCTGAGGCTGAAGGATTGTCACCTCTTCGGGCTCAGCGTCATCCAGA ACAATGAGCACGTGTACATGGACCTGGCCCAGAAACTCTACAAGTACTGCCCCAAGGAGTGGAAGAAGGAGGCCAGCAAGGTCAGCGGTGAGGTCTTGCATGGAGAGCTGAGGCCACCTCTGTCCCCATCACAG GGCATCGACCAGTTTGGCCCCCCCATGATCATCCACTTCCGAGTGCAGTACTACGTGGAGAACGGGCGGCTCATCAG tgacaggacagctCGGTACTACTACTACTGGCACCTGAGGAAGCAGGTGCTGCACTCCCAGTGCGTGCTGAGGGAAGAGGCGTATTTCCTGCTCACTGCCTTCGCCCTGCAAGCCGACCTGGGCGACTTCAAGAGGAACAAGCACTACGGGAAATACTTCGAGCCCGAGGCCTATTTCCCTGCCTGG GTGGTTGCCAAGAGGGGCAAGGATTACATCCTGAAGCACGTCCCCAACATGCACAAGGACCAGTTTGCCCTGACAGCCTCAGAAGCCCATCTCAAGTACATCAAGGAGGCTGTCAGGCTGGACGACGTGGCCGTGCACTACTACAGGTTGTACAAG gACAAAAGGGAAGTGGAGGCCTCCCTGACTCTGGGGCTGACAACACGGGGCATCCAGATTTTCCAG AACCTGgatgaggaaaagcagctgctctaTGACTTCCCATGGACAAATGTGGGGAAACTGGTGTTTGTG GGCAAGAAGTTCGAGATCCTGCCGGACGGGCTGCCCTCGGCCCGGAAGCTCATCTACTACACGGGCTGCCCGCTGCGCTCGCgccacctcctgcagctgctcagcagcagccaccgGCTCTACATGAACCTGCAGCCCGTGCTGCGCCAGGTCCGCCGGCTGGAGGAGAACGAGG aGAAGAAGCAGTACCGGGAGTCCTACATCAGCGACACGCTGGACCTGGacatggagcagctggagaagcgCTCGCGCGCCAGCGGCAGCAGCGCCGGCAGCGCCCGGCACAAGCGGCTGTCCCGGCACTCCACGgcctcccacagcagctcccacacctCCGGCATCGAGGCCGACCCCAAGGCCAGGGAGGTGGGGCCCGAGGACGCCTTCTCCGGCGCCGGTGCCCACCGCAAGCTGAAGACCTGCAGCTCCATGACCAGCCACGGCAGCTCCCACACCTCGGGCGTGGAGAGCGGCGGGAAGGAGCGGCTGGAGGAGGATTCCCAGGATGATG AGATTGAGATGCTGGTGGATGACCCCcgggagctggagcaggctggggagatGGAGGTGAGCCCCGACATGTGCGTCTACATCACCGAGGACATGCTGCTGTCCCGCAAGTTCAACGGGCACTCGG GACTCATCGTGAAGGAGATCAGCTcctccacctccagctcctcagagaCGGTGGTGAAGCTGAGGGGGCAGAGCACCGACTCCTTACCCCAG ACAACGTGCAGGAAACCCAAGACATCAACAgacaggcacagcctgagcctggATGACATCAGGCTCTACCAGAAGGACTTCCTGCAGCTGgccaacctgtgccaggacacGGCGCAGAGCTTCACCTTCGGCTGCGCCCACGGCCTGGACGAGGAGGGGCTCTACTGCAACGGCTGCCTGGCCCAGCAGTGCATCAACATCCAGGACACCTTCCCTGTGAAAAGAACCAGCAAATATTTCTCCTTGGATCTGACCCACGACGAGGTGCCCGAGTTCGTGGTGTGA